In Haloplanus rubicundus, one DNA window encodes the following:
- the eif1A gene encoding translation initiation factor eIF-1A — protein sequence MSEDENGGRRDLRMPDDDEVFAVVTNMLGANRVKVRCADGKERTARIPGRMQKRIWIREDDVVLVEPWDWQDEKADISWRYEKSEADQLRREGHIE from the coding sequence ATGAGCGAGGACGAAAACGGCGGGCGTAGGGACCTTCGAATGCCCGACGACGACGAGGTGTTCGCCGTCGTAACGAACATGCTCGGTGCGAACCGGGTGAAGGTACGCTGTGCGGACGGGAAAGAGCGCACCGCTCGCATCCCCGGCCGGATGCAGAAGCGCATCTGGATCCGCGAGGACGACGTGGTGCTCGTCGAACCGTGGGACTGGCAGGACGAGAAGGCCGACATCTCGTGGCGCTACGAGAAGTCGGAGGCCGATCAGTTGCGGCGCGAAGGCCACATCGAGTAG
- a CDS encoding universal stress protein, translated as MTFLVPFDGSPLAEAALVRATEFANVLDENVLAVSVVPKGNAKYARERDWLDPDEPFEMRSVVATLHTQVTDLCPSANFRHVTVGKHASPGTIATRVRQRAEYDDVSMVFVGSDNAGHLVTKVSSVGGTIAAAEDYDVVIVRDRAPARIARLRNASPHRDPKSDFYYPDTPNEHVDSSETDAES; from the coding sequence ATGACCTTCCTCGTCCCGTTCGATGGATCGCCGCTCGCCGAGGCAGCACTCGTCCGCGCCACCGAATTCGCGAACGTGCTCGACGAGAACGTGTTGGCCGTGAGTGTCGTCCCCAAGGGGAACGCCAAGTACGCCCGCGAACGTGACTGGCTCGACCCGGACGAACCGTTCGAGATGCGGTCGGTGGTGGCGACGCTGCACACGCAGGTCACCGACCTGTGTCCGAGCGCCAACTTCCGGCACGTGACCGTCGGGAAGCACGCGTCTCCCGGCACCATCGCGACGCGCGTCCGGCAACGCGCCGAGTACGACGACGTGTCCATGGTGTTCGTCGGAAGCGACAACGCCGGCCACCTCGTCACGAAGGTGAGTAGTGTCGGCGGAACGATTGCGGCGGCGGAGGACTACGACGTGGTCATCGTCCGTGACCGCGCGCCGGCCCGAATTGCTCGACTCAGGAACGCGTCGCCTCACCGCGATCCCAAATCGGATTTCTACTACCCCGATACGCCGAACGAACACGTCGATTCGTCCGAGACCGACGCCGAATCGTGA
- a CDS encoding tyrosine--tRNA ligase, with the protein MDVYERITRNATEVVTEEEGRALADDPDGKRAYVGYEPSGVLHIGHMLTATKLMDLQDAGFEVTVLLADVHAYLNDKGTFEEIRETAERMKAQFLAYGLDGDKTEFVYGSEFQFDREYVLDLHALELETSISRAQRAMAEIKSGDTVTVSQAVYPLMQALDIVYLDVDLAVGGMEQRKVHMLARDTLPKIGEEAPTCLHTPLIADLQTGIGKMSASEGVSISMEDSTEDIEEKVNGAYCPPTRDPDPTDDGEERENPVLQIFEYHVFPRFETVVVDRPDEYGGDLTYDDYESLAADLESGELHPADAKGALATYLDDLIAPGRAKLEAAETDS; encoded by the coding sequence ATGGACGTCTACGAGCGGATCACCCGGAACGCGACCGAGGTGGTCACCGAGGAGGAGGGGCGAGCGCTGGCCGACGACCCGGACGGGAAGCGCGCGTACGTCGGCTACGAGCCGTCGGGCGTGCTCCACATCGGTCACATGCTCACCGCGACGAAGCTGATGGACTTACAGGACGCCGGCTTCGAGGTGACGGTCCTGCTCGCGGACGTCCACGCCTACCTCAACGACAAGGGGACCTTCGAGGAGATTCGCGAGACGGCCGAGCGCATGAAGGCGCAGTTCCTCGCGTACGGTCTCGACGGGGACAAGACCGAGTTCGTCTACGGCTCCGAATTCCAGTTCGACCGCGAGTACGTCCTCGACCTGCACGCACTGGAACTGGAGACGAGCATCTCCCGTGCCCAGCGGGCGATGGCCGAGATCAAGAGCGGCGACACGGTCACCGTCTCGCAGGCGGTCTACCCGCTGATGCAGGCGCTCGACATCGTCTACCTCGACGTCGACCTCGCGGTCGGGGGCATGGAACAGCGGAAGGTCCACATGCTCGCCCGCGACACCCTCCCCAAGATCGGTGAGGAAGCGCCGACCTGTCTGCACACGCCGCTGATCGCCGACCTCCAGACGGGAATCGGGAAGATGTCCGCGAGCGAGGGGGTCTCAATCTCGATGGAGGACTCGACCGAAGATATCGAGGAGAAGGTAAACGGCGCGTACTGCCCGCCGACCCGTGATCCCGACCCCACCGACGACGGGGAGGAGCGCGAGAACCCCGTCCTCCAGATCTTCGAGTACCACGTCTTCCCGCGGTTCGAGACGGTGGTCGTCGACCGGCCCGACGAGTACGGCGGCGACCTAACCTACGACGACTACGAGTCGCTGGCGGCGGATCTGGAGTCGGGCGAGTTGCATCCCGCGGATGCGAAGGGCGCGCTCGCGACGTATCTCGACGACCTCATCGCGCCGGGACGGGCGAAGTTGGAGGCGGCCGAGACGGACTCGTAA
- a CDS encoding DUF460 domain-containing protein, protein MNARTSALDALVFGVDVQSGDVRGDAPSYAVVAYDGENLDRDVVSFRKLRRLVEREEPALLATDNVYELATDRDDLVRFLRWLPDSTRLVQVTGAERPEPLSRVASRHGVPYGKKPMKEAEAAARLAAANVGHEVTAFTDTTTVKVSRGRSTGKGGWSQDRYTRRIHGNVKARAREVESALDEANLEYEREVTEKYGGYANATFTVEASPDDLPVSRERAGDTRIEIERERRDGIEFEPLVKRRDRVLVGIDPGTTTAAAVVSLDGEVLDVFSTRTADTAGVIEWLVDRGRPVVVAADVEPMPETVEKFRRSFDAAAWEPETDLPVDEKLHRTREHTYDNDHERDAMAAALFAFDAFEDQFERITRKVPAGFDRGEVIDRVVSGDASVEAVLRDLRDDDEGETEESTHEPRELSPEERRIKRLERQVDRLESQVDELEGKVDERDERIAEYEEELSEARREERREARERREVNRLQRETERLERERDQERERAEELESKLERLKTLWKLDHSDFADVSKGRDLVPVKVIEQFTRDAIDAADEAYGLAAGDVLYLRDASGAGRSTAQRLVETDPRVVLRDGNLSDIADETLFEAGVPVAPAGDVTIQEVDELAVARESEVAAAIEDWERRAEERSREQKSEMVDQIISEHRAESGD, encoded by the coding sequence GTGAACGCCCGGACGAGTGCGCTCGACGCGCTGGTGTTCGGCGTCGACGTACAGAGCGGCGACGTGCGCGGGGACGCCCCCTCCTACGCGGTGGTCGCCTACGACGGCGAGAACCTCGACCGGGACGTGGTGTCCTTTCGCAAGCTCCGACGCCTCGTGGAGCGCGAGGAGCCGGCGCTGCTCGCCACGGACAACGTCTACGAACTTGCCACGGACCGCGACGACCTCGTTCGCTTCCTGCGGTGGCTCCCCGATAGCACCCGACTCGTACAGGTGACCGGCGCCGAGCGGCCGGAACCCCTCTCGCGGGTCGCCTCCCGCCACGGCGTCCCCTACGGGAAGAAGCCGATGAAAGAGGCGGAGGCCGCGGCCCGCCTCGCCGCCGCGAACGTCGGCCACGAGGTGACGGCCTTCACCGACACGACGACGGTGAAGGTGTCGCGCGGCCGCTCGACGGGGAAGGGCGGCTGGAGTCAGGACCGCTACACTCGACGCATCCACGGCAACGTCAAGGCCCGCGCCCGCGAGGTCGAATCCGCACTCGACGAGGCGAATCTGGAGTACGAGCGCGAGGTGACGGAGAAGTACGGCGGCTACGCCAACGCCACCTTCACCGTCGAGGCGTCGCCCGACGACCTCCCCGTCTCCCGCGAGCGCGCCGGCGACACCCGCATCGAAATCGAGCGCGAGCGCCGCGACGGCATCGAGTTCGAACCGCTGGTGAAACGCCGGGACCGCGTCCTCGTCGGCATCGACCCCGGGACGACGACGGCGGCGGCCGTCGTCTCCCTCGACGGCGAGGTGCTCGACGTGTTCTCCACCCGCACCGCGGACACGGCGGGGGTCATCGAGTGGCTGGTCGACCGCGGACGGCCCGTCGTCGTCGCCGCGGACGTCGAACCGATGCCCGAGACGGTCGAGAAGTTCCGCCGGAGCTTCGACGCCGCGGCTTGGGAGCCGGAGACGGATCTGCCAGTCGACGAGAAACTCCACCGCACCCGCGAGCACACCTACGACAACGACCACGAACGCGACGCGATGGCGGCCGCACTCTTCGCCTTCGACGCCTTCGAGGACCAGTTCGAGCGCATCACGCGGAAGGTGCCGGCGGGGTTCGACCGCGGCGAGGTGATCGACCGCGTCGTCTCCGGCGACGCCTCCGTCGAGGCCGTCCTCCGTGACCTGCGCGACGACGACGAAGGCGAGACGGAGGAGTCGACCCACGAACCCCGCGAGCTCTCGCCCGAGGAGCGCCGGATCAAACGGCTCGAACGGCAGGTCGACCGGCTGGAATCACAGGTCGACGAACTCGAAGGGAAGGTAGACGAACGGGACGAACGCATCGCGGAGTACGAGGAGGAACTGTCCGAGGCCCGCCGCGAGGAGCGCCGCGAGGCCCGCGAGCGCCGCGAAGTGAATCGGCTCCAGCGGGAGACCGAGCGGCTGGAGCGCGAGCGCGATCAGGAACGTGAGCGCGCGGAGGAGTTGGAGTCGAAGCTGGAGCGGCTGAAGACGCTCTGGAAGCTCGATCACTCGGACTTCGCGGACGTCTCGAAGGGGCGTGATCTCGTGCCGGTGAAGGTGATCGAACAGTTCACGCGGGACGCCATCGACGCTGCCGACGAGGCCTACGGGCTGGCGGCGGGCGACGTGCTCTACCTCCGAGACGCGAGCGGCGCGGGCCGGTCGACGGCGCAGCGACTCGTCGAGACCGACCCGCGGGTCGTCCTCCGGGACGGCAACCTCTCGGACATCGCCGACGAGACCCTGTTCGAGGCCGGCGTGCCCGTCGCGCCCGCCGGCGACGTGACGATCCAGGAGGTGGACGAACTCGCCGTCGCCCGCGAGAGCGAGGTGGCGGCCGCCATCGAGGACTGGGAGCGCCGCGCCGAGGAGCGCTCCCGCGAGCAGAAATCGGAGATGGTGGATCAGATCATCAGCGAGCACCGGGCCGAGAGCGGCGACTGA
- a CDS encoding DUF7474 family protein, which produces MPTFDYPCPDCRTTNSLHDADCRFEGTPWAEVEAAYVDVVSVLSGGVVDAAAVPEAVEEWGPLRQAALERLRRDGRVDDANDRLRLLPAEEYREAVSVPTRDPIKTVYERGSVPGCHDNAVFAMIAWYEMVGLSWPETKENVVEWLRESGAWDRGGFEEATPEALVEKKRHVYEAGYGWKEKATAAKRVIERAR; this is translated from the coding sequence GTGCCGACGTTCGACTACCCCTGTCCCGACTGCCGGACGACCAACAGCCTCCACGACGCCGACTGCCGGTTCGAGGGGACGCCGTGGGCCGAGGTGGAGGCCGCCTACGTCGACGTCGTGTCGGTTCTCTCGGGCGGCGTCGTCGACGCGGCCGCGGTGCCCGAGGCCGTCGAGGAGTGGGGGCCGCTTCGGCAGGCGGCGCTGGAACGGCTTCGCCGCGACGGCCGCGTCGACGACGCCAACGACCGCCTCCGCCTCCTCCCCGCGGAGGAGTACCGCGAGGCGGTGTCCGTTCCCACTCGTGACCCGATCAAGACGGTGTACGAACGCGGGAGCGTCCCCGGCTGTCACGACAACGCCGTCTTCGCCATGATCGCGTGGTACGAGATGGTCGGGCTCTCGTGGCCGGAGACGAAAGAGAACGTCGTCGAGTGGCTCCGCGAGAGCGGTGCGTGGGACCGTGGCGGCTTCGAGGAGGCCACTCCGGAGGCCTTGGTCGAGAAGAAACGCCACGTCTACGAGGCGGGCTACGGCTGGAAGGAGAAGGCGACGGCGGCGAAGCGGGTCATCGAACGCGCGCGCTGA
- the rnz gene encoding ribonuclease Z: MRVTFLGTSGAVPTTQRAPSAVLVNREGERLLFDCGEGTQRQMMRFGTGFDISHIFVTHLHGDHILGIPGLIQSLDFNDRSDALAIHVPPRSRENVRQLVHAGGHQPGFPVRIHEVSPGSVAYADDDFEVRTVETDHRTRSMGFALVEDDRPGRFDRAHAEELGVPVGPKFGRLHEGEAVELDDGRVIEPEQVVGDPRPGRRLVYTGDTRPVDAVVDAAADADLLIHDATFADDERDRARHTGHSTAREAGEVAARAGVSRLALTHLSSRYAGGWERLEREARAVFDGDCFVASDGQTVDVPYPE, from the coding sequence ATGCGCGTGACGTTTCTCGGCACCAGCGGGGCCGTCCCGACGACCCAGCGGGCGCCGAGTGCCGTCCTCGTCAACCGCGAGGGCGAACGCCTCCTGTTCGACTGCGGCGAGGGCACCCAGCGCCAGATGATGCGCTTCGGGACCGGCTTCGATATCTCCCACATCTTCGTCACACATCTCCACGGCGACCACATCCTCGGCATCCCCGGCCTGATCCAGTCGCTCGATTTCAACGACCGGTCGGACGCGCTGGCGATTCACGTCCCGCCGCGGTCGCGCGAGAACGTTCGACAGCTCGTCCACGCCGGCGGCCACCAGCCCGGCTTCCCCGTCCGCATCCACGAGGTGTCCCCTGGCTCCGTCGCGTACGCCGACGACGACTTCGAGGTGCGGACCGTCGAGACGGATCACCGCACGCGGTCGATGGGCTTCGCCCTCGTCGAGGACGACCGACCCGGCCGCTTCGACCGGGCGCACGCCGAGGAACTCGGCGTCCCCGTCGGCCCGAAGTTCGGCCGCCTCCACGAGGGCGAGGCGGTCGAACTCGACGACGGCCGGGTGATCGAGCCGGAGCAAGTGGTGGGCGACCCCCGGCCCGGCCGGCGGCTGGTCTACACCGGCGACACCCGCCCCGTCGACGCGGTGGTCGACGCCGCCGCGGACGCGGACCTCCTGATCCACGACGCGACGTTCGCGGACGACGAACGTGACCGGGCGCGACACACGGGACACTCGACCGCCCGCGAGGCGGGGGAAGTGGCCGCCCGCGCCGGCGTTTCCCGCCTCGCGCTCACCCACCTCTCCTCGCGGTACGCCGGCGGCTGGGAACGCCTCGAACGCGAGGCGCGAGCGGTCTTCGACGGCGACTGTTTCGTCGCGAGCGACGGCCAGACGGTGGACGTGCCGTATCCCGAGTGA
- a CDS encoding DUF2391 family protein: MSAGAPDDDAVETDGDGSADMGDLFDELEELEALVVSDAAREQVRETMRVAMEASAAASPFGRVIRGFDRGDLAEALLGALLFGIPMAVEGGTQEVAVFLAGHPGALGVTFCFAVGMVVGIIYVADIQDVRVHKPIFGVIPRRLVGVIGVSFLTAVCLLTVWGRVDWETPWLALANAVVAFVPMSIGAALGDLLPGS; this comes from the coding sequence ATGAGTGCGGGGGCTCCCGACGACGACGCGGTCGAGACGGACGGCGACGGGTCGGCCGACATGGGCGACCTCTTCGACGAACTCGAAGAACTGGAAGCGCTCGTCGTGAGTGACGCCGCCCGCGAGCAGGTTCGGGAGACGATGCGGGTCGCGATGGAAGCCAGCGCCGCCGCCAGCCCGTTCGGGCGCGTCATCCGTGGCTTCGACCGGGGGGACCTCGCGGAGGCGTTGCTCGGGGCGCTCCTGTTCGGGATTCCGATGGCCGTCGAGGGCGGGACACAGGAGGTGGCCGTCTTCCTCGCCGGTCACCCCGGCGCGCTCGGCGTCACGTTCTGTTTCGCCGTCGGCATGGTCGTCGGCATCATCTACGTCGCGGACATTCAGGACGTGCGGGTTCACAAGCCGATCTTCGGGGTGATCCCGCGTCGGCTGGTCGGCGTAATCGGCGTCTCCTTTCTGACCGCCGTCTGTCTGCTGACGGTGTGGGGGCGGGTCGATTGGGAGACGCCGTGGCTCGCGCTCGCCAACGCCGTCGTCGCGTTCGTCCCCATGAGCATCGGCGCGGCGCTCGGCGACCTCCTGCCCGGATCGTAA
- a CDS encoding AAA family ATPase encodes MDAPLWTETHAPGLDDLPQASVRDRLDRAVDEPMNLVVQGPPGSGKTAAVRALAERAHEDENDLVELNVADFFDRTKKEIRQDPRFEQFLTGRSRMAKRDMINRVLKESASYAPVSGDYKTIVLDNAEAIREDFQQALRRVMERHHRTTQFVIVTRQPSTLIAPVRSRCFPVPVRAPTADEIEGVLAPILDAEGVDYDDDGLEFVAGYADGDLRKAILGAQTTAVETGEVTMTTVHETLSDVGYGDEFASILDSAEAGEVADARKTVGTLLDDEGYDGQSLLADLLDAARKRYDGETLARLHRLAGEVDHDLVTGTDDRLHLTHLLATWAQGADA; translated from the coding sequence ATGGACGCGCCGCTGTGGACGGAGACGCACGCTCCCGGCCTCGACGACCTGCCGCAGGCGTCGGTCCGGGACCGTCTCGACCGGGCGGTCGACGAACCGATGAACCTCGTCGTGCAGGGGCCGCCCGGGTCGGGCAAGACCGCTGCCGTCCGGGCCCTCGCGGAGCGGGCCCACGAGGACGAGAACGACCTCGTCGAACTCAACGTCGCCGACTTCTTCGACCGGACGAAAAAGGAGATTCGGCAGGACCCCCGGTTCGAGCAGTTCCTCACTGGGCGCTCGCGTATGGCGAAACGCGACATGATCAACCGCGTGCTGAAGGAGTCCGCGAGCTACGCCCCGGTCTCCGGCGACTACAAGACCATCGTCCTCGACAACGCCGAGGCGATCCGCGAGGACTTCCAGCAGGCGCTCCGCCGGGTGATGGAGCGTCACCACCGCACCACGCAGTTCGTGATCGTCACCCGCCAGCCGTCGACGCTCATCGCCCCCGTCCGGTCGCGGTGTTTCCCGGTGCCCGTCCGGGCGCCGACGGCCGACGAAATCGAGGGCGTCCTCGCGCCCATCCTCGACGCCGAGGGCGTCGACTACGACGACGACGGCCTGGAGTTCGTCGCCGGCTACGCCGACGGCGACCTCCGGAAGGCCATCCTCGGCGCCCAGACGACCGCCGTCGAAACCGGCGAAGTGACGATGACGACGGTCCACGAGACGCTGAGCGACGTGGGCTACGGCGACGAGTTCGCGTCGATCCTCGATTCGGCCGAAGCGGGCGAAGTGGCCGACGCCCGCAAGACCGTCGGTACCCTGCTGGACGACGAGGGGTACGACGGCCAGTCGCTCCTGGCCGACCTGCTGGACGCGGCACGCAAGCGCTACGACGGCGAGACGCTCGCCCGACTCCACCGCCTCGCGGGCGAGGTGGACCACGACCTGGTGACCGGGACGGACGACCGCCTCCATCTCACGCACCTGCTGGCGACGTGGGCACAGGGGGCGGACGCGTGA